The following are from one region of the Hippocampus zosterae strain Florida chromosome 9, ASM2543408v3, whole genome shotgun sequence genome:
- the LOC127607292 gene encoding solute carrier family 2, facilitated glucose transporter member 11-like isoform X1, with the protein MDGTSNKMQYWRLYLMAVVLGIGGSFQYGIQVSVVAAPAVHVQTFVNYTWMWRYQRPVDESTKQLIWSFIVAVMSLGAWVGAINAGSLPVKYGRKKTMLFNSIVAAVAALFMIFSRKAKSFEMILIGRLLFGYNAGLGLSVHLMYLGESSPKKLRGFLTLTLPMFMALGKMMGQIIGIKEIMGIDEMWPFLLAISSVPAILPFLALCFFPESPRHLYIDKGDREGAKKALQWLWQEDNLKMELEDMQKERESTQGEKAKTVKDILTCRRVRWQLLTLVLTCSANQFCGYNALYFYAFDIFSESGAPEELREYLTIGIGAMEFIAVMLCSFLIDRAGRKKLMGYGYLMMAVAMSLLTIMLCIKDLNSWIPYVNIGLIFCVICIYGLGPSGVAFALPADLFLQAWRPAAFVVSGTIGWLSMFLVGMCFSYVVNGLGQYCFLIFVIYCLISGSFMIFLVPETKGKSMLEIMEDFNKLNYKNRETELATKF; encoded by the exons atggACGGCACATCAAACAAG ATGCAATACTGGAGACTTTATTTAATGGCCGTGGTGCTTGGAATCGGAGGCTCCTTTCAATATGGGATTCAAGTGTCCGTTGTTGCCGCTCCAGCCGTG CACGTTCAGACGTTTGTCAATTACACGTGGATGTGGCGCTACCAAAGGCCCGTGGACGAATCCACCAAGCAGCTCATCTGGTCCTTCATCGTTGCCGTGATGAGTTTGGGAGCGTGGGTCGGGGCCATCAACGCCGGTAGTCTCCCCGTCAAATATGGCCG gaaaaaaacaatgttgtttAACAGCATCGTGGCCGCGGTGGCGGCTTTGTTCATGATTTTCAGTCGCAAGGCCAAGTCTTTTGAGATGATTTTGATTGGCCGGTTACTCTTCGGCTATAATGCTG GTCTTGGCTTGAGCGTGCATCTCATGTACTTGGGTGAAAGTTCGCCGAAGAAACTCAGAGGCtttctgaccctgaccctgCCCATGTTTATGGCTTTGGGGAAAATGATGGGGCAAATCATCGGCATCAA GGAGATAATGGGCATCGATGAAATGTGGCCTTTTCTTCTGGCCATCAGCAGCGTTCCCGCCATTTTGCCGTTCCTGGCACTCTGCTTCTTCCCCGAGTCGCCCCGTCACCTTTACATCGACAAAGGAGACCGCGAAGGTGCCAAGAAAG CATTGCAGTGGCTGTGGCAGGAGGACAACTTGAAAATGGAACTGGAGGACATGCAGAAGGAGCGAGAGAGCACTCAAGGGGAGAAGGCCAAGACGGTGAAGGACATCTTGACTTGTCGTCGTGTCCGATGGCAGCTGCTGACTCTGGTTCTCACCTGTTCTGCCAACCAGTTCTGTGGCTACAATGCG CTCTATTTCTACGCCTTTGACATCTTCAGCGAGTCAGGCGCTCCAGAAGAGCTGAGGGAGTACTTGACTATTGGGATTGGAGCAATGGAGTTTATTGCTGTCATGCTATGT TCCTTCTTAATCGACCGTGCAGGCCGAAAGAAGTTGATGGGGTATGGCTATTTAATGATGGCTGTCGCCATGTCTCTTCTTACGATCATGTTGTGCATCAAG gaTCTGAATTCATGGATCCCATACGTGAACATTGGTCTGATTTTTTGCGTCATCTGTATTTATGGACTTGGACCCT ctggaGTGGCTTTCGCCCTTCCTGCTGACCTCTTCCTCCAAGCATGGCGTCCCGCTGCCTTCGTCGTCAGCGGGACTATTGGCTGGCTCAGCATGTTCCTCGTGGGCATGTGTTTCAGCTATGTCGTG AATGGACTGGGCCAGTACTGCTTCCTGATTTTCGTGATCTATTGCCTCATCAGtggatccttcatgatcttTTTGGTGCCAGAGACCAAAGGAAAGAGCATGTTGGAGATTATGGAGGACTTCAACAAACTTAATTACAAGAACAGGGAAACTGAACTTGCCACCAAATTTTAA
- the LOC127607292 gene encoding solute carrier family 2, facilitated glucose transporter member 11-like isoform X2: MDGTSNKMQYWRLYLMAVVLGIGGSFQYGIQVSVVAAPAVHVQTFVNYTWMWRYQRPVDESTKQLIWSFIVAVMSLGAWVGAINAGSLPVKYGRKKTMLFNSIVAAVAALFMIFSRKAKSFEMILIGRLLFGYNAGLGLSVHLMYLGESSPKKLRGFLTLTLPMFMALGKMMGQIIGIKEIMGIDEMWPFLLAISSVPAILPFLALCFFPESPRHLYIDKGDREGAKKALQWLWQEDNLKMELEDMQKERESTQGEKAKTVKDILTCRRVRWQLLTLVLTCSANQFCGYNALYFYAFDIFSESGAPEELREYLTIGIGAMEFIAVMLCSFLIDRAGRKKLMGYGYLMMAVAMSLLTIMLCIKDLNSWIPYVNIGLIFCVICIYGLGPSGVAFALPADLFLQAWRPAAFVVSGTIGWLSMFLVGMCFSYVNGLGQYCFLIFVIYCLISGSFMIFLVPETKGKSMLEIMEDFNKLNYKNRETELATKF; the protein is encoded by the exons atggACGGCACATCAAACAAG ATGCAATACTGGAGACTTTATTTAATGGCCGTGGTGCTTGGAATCGGAGGCTCCTTTCAATATGGGATTCAAGTGTCCGTTGTTGCCGCTCCAGCCGTG CACGTTCAGACGTTTGTCAATTACACGTGGATGTGGCGCTACCAAAGGCCCGTGGACGAATCCACCAAGCAGCTCATCTGGTCCTTCATCGTTGCCGTGATGAGTTTGGGAGCGTGGGTCGGGGCCATCAACGCCGGTAGTCTCCCCGTCAAATATGGCCG gaaaaaaacaatgttgtttAACAGCATCGTGGCCGCGGTGGCGGCTTTGTTCATGATTTTCAGTCGCAAGGCCAAGTCTTTTGAGATGATTTTGATTGGCCGGTTACTCTTCGGCTATAATGCTG GTCTTGGCTTGAGCGTGCATCTCATGTACTTGGGTGAAAGTTCGCCGAAGAAACTCAGAGGCtttctgaccctgaccctgCCCATGTTTATGGCTTTGGGGAAAATGATGGGGCAAATCATCGGCATCAA GGAGATAATGGGCATCGATGAAATGTGGCCTTTTCTTCTGGCCATCAGCAGCGTTCCCGCCATTTTGCCGTTCCTGGCACTCTGCTTCTTCCCCGAGTCGCCCCGTCACCTTTACATCGACAAAGGAGACCGCGAAGGTGCCAAGAAAG CATTGCAGTGGCTGTGGCAGGAGGACAACTTGAAAATGGAACTGGAGGACATGCAGAAGGAGCGAGAGAGCACTCAAGGGGAGAAGGCCAAGACGGTGAAGGACATCTTGACTTGTCGTCGTGTCCGATGGCAGCTGCTGACTCTGGTTCTCACCTGTTCTGCCAACCAGTTCTGTGGCTACAATGCG CTCTATTTCTACGCCTTTGACATCTTCAGCGAGTCAGGCGCTCCAGAAGAGCTGAGGGAGTACTTGACTATTGGGATTGGAGCAATGGAGTTTATTGCTGTCATGCTATGT TCCTTCTTAATCGACCGTGCAGGCCGAAAGAAGTTGATGGGGTATGGCTATTTAATGATGGCTGTCGCCATGTCTCTTCTTACGATCATGTTGTGCATCAAG gaTCTGAATTCATGGATCCCATACGTGAACATTGGTCTGATTTTTTGCGTCATCTGTATTTATGGACTTGGACCCT ctggaGTGGCTTTCGCCCTTCCTGCTGACCTCTTCCTCCAAGCATGGCGTCCCGCTGCCTTCGTCGTCAGCGGGACTATTGGCTGGCTCAGCATGTTCCTCGTGGGCATGTGTTTCAGCTATGTC AATGGACTGGGCCAGTACTGCTTCCTGATTTTCGTGATCTATTGCCTCATCAGtggatccttcatgatcttTTTGGTGCCAGAGACCAAAGGAAAGAGCATGTTGGAGATTATGGAGGACTTCAACAAACTTAATTACAAGAACAGGGAAACTGAACTTGCCACCAAATTTTAA
- the LOC127607292 gene encoding solute carrier family 2, facilitated glucose transporter member 9-like isoform X3: MDGTSNKMQYWRLYLMAVVLGIGGSFQYGIQVSVVAAPAVHVQTFVNYTWMWRYQRPVDESTKQLIWSFIVAVMSLGAWVGAINAGSLPVKYGREIMGIDEMWPFLLAISSVPAILPFLALCFFPESPRHLYIDKGDREGAKKALQWLWQEDNLKMELEDMQKERESTQGEKAKTVKDILTCRRVRWQLLTLVLTCSANQFCGYNALYFYAFDIFSESGAPEELREYLTIGIGAMEFIAVMLCSFLIDRAGRKKLMGYGYLMMAVAMSLLTIMLCIKDLNSWIPYVNIGLIFCVICIYGLGPSGVAFALPADLFLQAWRPAAFVVSGTIGWLSMFLVGMCFSYVVNGLGQYCFLIFVIYCLISGSFMIFLVPETKGKSMLEIMEDFNKLNYKNRETELATKF; the protein is encoded by the exons atggACGGCACATCAAACAAG ATGCAATACTGGAGACTTTATTTAATGGCCGTGGTGCTTGGAATCGGAGGCTCCTTTCAATATGGGATTCAAGTGTCCGTTGTTGCCGCTCCAGCCGTG CACGTTCAGACGTTTGTCAATTACACGTGGATGTGGCGCTACCAAAGGCCCGTGGACGAATCCACCAAGCAGCTCATCTGGTCCTTCATCGTTGCCGTGATGAGTTTGGGAGCGTGGGTCGGGGCCATCAACGCCGGTAGTCTCCCCGTCAAATATGGCCG GGAGATAATGGGCATCGATGAAATGTGGCCTTTTCTTCTGGCCATCAGCAGCGTTCCCGCCATTTTGCCGTTCCTGGCACTCTGCTTCTTCCCCGAGTCGCCCCGTCACCTTTACATCGACAAAGGAGACCGCGAAGGTGCCAAGAAAG CATTGCAGTGGCTGTGGCAGGAGGACAACTTGAAAATGGAACTGGAGGACATGCAGAAGGAGCGAGAGAGCACTCAAGGGGAGAAGGCCAAGACGGTGAAGGACATCTTGACTTGTCGTCGTGTCCGATGGCAGCTGCTGACTCTGGTTCTCACCTGTTCTGCCAACCAGTTCTGTGGCTACAATGCG CTCTATTTCTACGCCTTTGACATCTTCAGCGAGTCAGGCGCTCCAGAAGAGCTGAGGGAGTACTTGACTATTGGGATTGGAGCAATGGAGTTTATTGCTGTCATGCTATGT TCCTTCTTAATCGACCGTGCAGGCCGAAAGAAGTTGATGGGGTATGGCTATTTAATGATGGCTGTCGCCATGTCTCTTCTTACGATCATGTTGTGCATCAAG gaTCTGAATTCATGGATCCCATACGTGAACATTGGTCTGATTTTTTGCGTCATCTGTATTTATGGACTTGGACCCT ctggaGTGGCTTTCGCCCTTCCTGCTGACCTCTTCCTCCAAGCATGGCGTCCCGCTGCCTTCGTCGTCAGCGGGACTATTGGCTGGCTCAGCATGTTCCTCGTGGGCATGTGTTTCAGCTATGTCGTG AATGGACTGGGCCAGTACTGCTTCCTGATTTTCGTGATCTATTGCCTCATCAGtggatccttcatgatcttTTTGGTGCCAGAGACCAAAGGAAAGAGCATGTTGGAGATTATGGAGGACTTCAACAAACTTAATTACAAGAACAGGGAAACTGAACTTGCCACCAAATTTTAA
- the LOC127607290 gene encoding LOW QUALITY PROTEIN: solute carrier family 2, facilitated glucose transporter member 11-like (The sequence of the model RefSeq protein was modified relative to this genomic sequence to represent the inferred CDS: inserted 2 bases in 1 codon), producing the protein MSHDGQQKSSSLTLVLMIASAAIGGTLQYGYNLAIMNAPTTFIQAFINETFVERWAIQLENYQVTLVWTIIVSIFSLGGLVGAIIAGPMSIRFGRKKCLLLNNIFLLSGALLALTSRAAASVEMIILSRVLIGINAGISMNVQPMYFGESAPKHLRGAVSLSCAVFTSFGVVLGQVVGLREILGSESCWQYLLASNAIPGLIQLLTLPWFPESPRYLLIDRGDKEACISALRRLRGCEVQSSELAEILQEQAETRGMRPRRPWELFRDRSVRWQLVSVMVISSAMQLCGNDSIYFYASYVFKEAGISTDQIQYVTIGTGTCELTACIMCNLLIERKGRRFMLMGGFILMTVWAVVFTIALSLEHLIPWMPYLSMACIFTYILSFGMGPAGVTGVLPTEIFNQTARPAAYMIAGSMMWLNLFIVGMIFPFLVSAMRQYCFVPFATVCLLSALYVALVLPETKGKSLSAITDEFHKHNFKXKKEGAHSGQNQYQLGEVCTSTAL; encoded by the exons ATGTCGCACGATGGGCAACAAAAG AGCAGCTCTTTGACACTGGTGCTAATGATTGCTTCTGCAGCCATTGGAGGAACTCTTCAATATGGATACAACCTGGCCATCATGAATGCACCCACTACT TTCATACAGGCCTTCATCAACGAGACCTTTGTGGAGCGCTGGGCCATCCAGTTGGAGAACTACCAGGTGACTCTGGTGTGGACCATCATCGTCTCCATCTTCTCATTAGGCGGCCTTGTGGGGGCTATCATCGCGGGGCCCATGTCCATTCGCTTCGGGAG GAAAAAATGTCTGCTGCTCAACAACATTTTTCTCCTAAGCGGTGCCCTCTTGGCTTTGACAAGTCGAGCCGCCGCATCGGTTGAAATGATTATCCTGTCACGTGTCCTTATTGGAATAAatgcag GAATCAGCATGAACGTGCAACCTATGTATTTTGGAGAAAGCGCACCGAAGCATCTTAGGGGGGCTGTGTCATTGTCCTGTGCAGTTTTTACATCCTTCGGTGTCGTGTTAGGACAAGTGGTGGGACTCAG AGAGATTTTGGGCAGTGAGTCGTGCTGGCAGTATCTTCTGGCAAGTAACGCCATTCCCGGCTTGATTCAGCTCCTAACTCTGCCCTGGTTCCCGGAAAGCCCCAGATACTTACTCATTGACCGGGGGGACAAGGAGGCCTGCATCAGTG CTCTACGGCGGCTGCGTGGTTGCGAGGTGCAGAGCAGCGAACTGGCTGAAATCCTGCAGGAACAGGCCGAAACTAGAGGCATGAGGCCCAGGCGGCCTTGGGAGCTTTTTCGCGACCGCTCGGTGCGCTGGCAGCTCGTCTCCGTCATGGTCATCAGCAGCGCCATGCAGCTGTGTGGCAACGACTCG ATCTACTTTTATGCATCTTATGTGTTTAAAGAGGCTGGAATATCGACTGACCAAATCCAGTATGTCACAATCGGCACGGGCACGTGTGAACTCACAGCCTGCATCATGTGT AACCTGCTGATTGAGCGGAAAGGTCGGCGGTTCATGCTGATGGGAGGCTTCATCCTCATGACTGTCTGGGCTGTTGTCTTCACCATTGCTTTGTCTTTGGAG CACTTAATACCGTGGATGCCTTACCTGAGCATGGCCTGCATCTTCACCTACATCCTCAGCTTCGGCATGGGACCAG CTGGTGTGACCGGAGTACTGCCCACAGAGATCTTCAATCAAACTGCTCGGCCGGCGGCCTACATGATCGCCGGCTCGATGATGTGGCTTAACCTCTTCATTGTGGGAATGATCTTTCCATTTTTAGTG AGTGCGATGCGGCAGTATTGTTTCGTGCCTTTCGCGACAGTGTGTCTGCTCTCCGCGCTGTACGTCGCCCTGGTTCTGCCGGAGACCAAGGGCAAGTCGTTGTCAGCCATCACCGAcgaattccacaaacacaacttcaa aaaaaaggagggagcGCACAGCGGTCAGAATCAGTATCAGCTGGGTGAAGTGTGCACATCCACTGCCTTGTAG
- the tgfa gene encoding protransforming growth factor alpha, whose amino-acid sequence MTRILWDAILLISGSLFTIRAGQSTSTTLGGNFAVKSKATLNPSGSGHATASTTTRSNFSFGKKPSRSDTAISIPTKPALAAYTAADSSGEFGGVITTVSTLAVTATTRTSNIPPVKKFVAAAVRSHFDDCPDSHRHFCFHGTCRFLILEETPACICHPGFVGMRCEHADLLAVVATNHRPQTVATVLVLCVIGCVLIIVVCTLLNCWWRQECRKRRHPHHFIPEKPVYSQKHRAPFYPPESVV is encoded by the exons ATGACTCGGATACTATGGGATGCGATTTTGCTCATAAGTG GTTCATTATTTACAATAAGAGCAGGGCAAAGTACCTCGACAACCCTCGGAGGCAACTTTGCCGTCAAATCTAAGGCTACTCTCAACCCCTCGGGAAGTGGCCACGCAACCGCCTCCACGACTACAA GGTCaaatttttcatttggaaaaaagcCAAGTCGGTCAGACACAGCAATCTCCATCCCTACCAAGCCAGCGTTGGCTGCATACACCGCAGCCGACAGCTCCGGAGAGTTCGGTGGCGTCATTACAACAGTCTCGACTCTTGCGGTGACGGCTACCACGAGGACCTCGAACATCCCTCCGGTGAAAA AGTTTGTGGCAGCGGCTGTTCGCTCTCATTTCGATGACTGCCCAGACTCTCATCGTCACTTCTGTTTTCACGGGACATGTCGCTTCCTGATATTGGAGGAGACACCTGCATGCAT ATGCCATCCCGGCTTTGTCGGGATGAGGTGCGAGCATGCAGACCTGCTGGCCGTCGTGGCCACCAACCACCGTCCGCAGACCGTTGCCACTGTGctggtgttgtgtgtgattggtTGCGTCCTGATCATTGTGGTGTGCACGCTGTTAAA TTGTTGGTGGAGACAGGAATGCCGTAAGAGGAGACACCCTCATCACTTCATCCCAGAAAAGCCCGTTTACTCACAGAAGCACCGAGCACCATTCTATCCTCCTGAGAGCG TGGTGTGA